From Candidatus Methylomirabilota bacterium, one genomic window encodes:
- the dnaN gene encoding DNA polymerase III subunit beta, translating into MEVHVDRDAFMRGLQMAHNVVEPRQTLPVLANVLLEAQGDTLRMTATDLEVSVRVTGPAKVVKPGTITISARKLMEIVKELPAAPLALKVQENAWVALRCAGASYRLVGLTPEEFPAVGDGATTGWLTIDGKVLRDMLGQTTFAISHDESRYALNGVLLAVHDKELRMVATDGHRLALAIRQLPTAGPAMSGIVPRKAVQEVARIVGSGEEVQIAISDNQFMLRMPNVLLMARLIEGTFPNYEQVVPRAHPHRVTLSRAALTAALRRVSVLSEERTKPVRFLLSPGQLKLTANSPDYGEAEEQMEAEFAGEEIAIGFNSRYVLDALGAQGGEQVLIEMKDGLSPGVFKSFEEDGTLCVIMPMRI; encoded by the coding sequence ATGGAAGTGCATGTGGATCGTGACGCGTTCATGCGGGGGCTGCAGATGGCCCACAACGTGGTCGAGCCACGGCAAACGCTGCCGGTCCTGGCCAACGTGCTGCTGGAAGCCCAGGGCGACACGCTGCGAATGACCGCGACCGACCTCGAGGTCAGCGTGCGGGTGACCGGACCGGCCAAGGTGGTGAAGCCGGGCACCATCACGATATCGGCCCGCAAGCTCATGGAGATCGTGAAGGAGCTGCCGGCGGCGCCGCTGGCGCTCAAGGTCCAGGAGAACGCCTGGGTCGCGCTGCGGTGCGCGGGAGCGTCGTATCGGCTGGTCGGGCTCACCCCGGAAGAGTTCCCGGCGGTCGGGGACGGAGCGACCACCGGCTGGCTGACCATCGACGGCAAGGTGCTGCGGGACATGCTCGGCCAGACCACGTTTGCGATCTCCCACGACGAAAGCCGCTACGCGCTCAACGGGGTGCTCCTCGCGGTGCACGACAAGGAGTTGCGGATGGTGGCGACCGACGGCCATCGGCTGGCTCTGGCCATCCGGCAACTCCCGACGGCGGGGCCGGCCATGTCGGGGATCGTTCCGCGCAAGGCGGTCCAGGAGGTCGCCCGCATCGTCGGCTCGGGGGAGGAAGTACAGATCGCGATCAGCGACAACCAGTTCATGCTCCGGATGCCGAACGTGCTGTTGATGGCTCGCCTCATCGAGGGCACGTTCCCCAACTACGAGCAGGTCGTCCCGCGCGCCCATCCGCATCGAGTGACCCTGTCGCGGGCCGCGTTGACCGCGGCGCTGCGGCGGGTGTCGGTCCTCTCCGAGGAGCGCACGAAGCCGGTCCGCTTCCTGCTCTCGCCGGGACAGCTCAAGCTCACCGCGAATAGCCCCGACTACGGGGAAGCCGAGGAGCAGATGGAGGCGGAGTTCGCGGGTGAGGAGATCGCGATCGGATTCAACTCGCGCTACGTGCTCGACGCGCTCGGTGCGCAGGGCGGCGAGCAAGTTTTGATCGAGATGAAGGACGGTTTGAGTCCCGGAGTGTTCAAAAGCTTCGAGGAGGACGGAACCCTGTGTGTTATCATGCCCATGAGGATTTAA